The proteins below come from a single Microbulbifer sp. Q7 genomic window:
- a CDS encoding NlpC/P60 family protein, translated as MLQPEFWQRRLINDAARLRAEEIQTLNAKNLGSGPYLNNLDQFPSDVSGDRVIDMINQVSRPASSPRYRVDGSLFTEMDYAQLDAAVQRSAVPEQVKVRWGVVVERASMRSYPTDTRVLKSAGDMDLDRFQETGVFPGQRLAILHESADGEWWFAVNYHYAAWLPKQTVAVGERSVIDRWQKQSPRLTVTGAQVRTNYNPVDPRTSEVVLDMGVSLPLLSAADVGHNVNGQNPHASYIVALPVRDAQGALAFEPTLIGRAQDVTPGLLEYRPSLVLQQAFKFLGERYGWGHDYNGRDCTGFVGEVYKSFGILMPRNSGQQGKSDFAPTKRFGPEDHAARAEAIAALRVGDLIYIPGHVMMYIGQVDGEPYVIHDVTGLSYYQTDETMYRGTLSGVSITPLSPMRLSEEKSYVDGIYAIKTII; from the coding sequence ATGTTGCAGCCTGAATTCTGGCAGCGCCGTCTGATTAATGATGCCGCACGCTTGAGAGCCGAAGAAATTCAGACCCTGAACGCAAAAAACCTGGGAAGCGGTCCCTATCTCAACAACCTCGATCAGTTCCCCAGCGATGTTTCCGGGGACCGCGTGATTGATATGATCAATCAGGTGAGCCGGCCCGCGTCTTCACCGCGTTATCGCGTTGATGGCTCGCTGTTTACTGAGATGGACTACGCGCAGCTGGATGCTGCTGTCCAGCGTTCCGCGGTGCCTGAGCAGGTCAAGGTTCGCTGGGGTGTGGTAGTAGAGCGCGCAAGTATGCGCAGCTATCCCACAGATACTCGGGTTTTGAAAAGCGCGGGCGACATGGATCTCGATCGCTTCCAGGAAACCGGCGTGTTCCCTGGTCAGCGCCTGGCGATTTTGCACGAAAGTGCCGATGGCGAATGGTGGTTTGCGGTGAACTATCACTATGCCGCCTGGCTGCCCAAACAAACGGTGGCCGTTGGTGAGCGCAGTGTGATTGATCGGTGGCAAAAGCAGTCGCCCCGTTTGACTGTGACTGGCGCCCAGGTGAGAACCAATTACAACCCGGTGGATCCGCGCACTTCTGAGGTTGTGCTGGACATGGGGGTATCTTTGCCACTGTTAAGCGCGGCGGATGTGGGGCATAACGTAAATGGCCAGAACCCGCACGCCAGTTACATCGTTGCCTTGCCGGTGCGCGATGCGCAGGGTGCGCTGGCTTTTGAGCCCACGCTGATCGGTCGCGCTCAGGATGTTACGCCGGGGTTGCTTGAGTACCGGCCGTCGTTGGTGCTGCAGCAGGCGTTCAAATTTCTTGGCGAGCGCTACGGGTGGGGTCACGACTACAACGGGCGTGACTGTACCGGCTTCGTGGGCGAGGTGTACAAGTCCTTTGGCATCCTGATGCCGCGCAATTCGGGCCAGCAGGGTAAAAGTGACTTTGCGCCGACCAAGCGATTTGGGCCGGAGGATCATGCTGCGCGCGCCGAGGCCATTGCTGCACTACGTGTCGGGGATCTGATTTATATCCCCGGCCACGTCATGATGTATATCGGCCAGGTGGATGGTGAGCCCTATGTGATCCATGATGTCACAGGGCTGAGCTACTACCAGACCGATGAAACCATGTATCGGGGTACGCTTTCCGGCGTTTCCATTACCCCGTTGAGTCCGATGCGGCTCAGTGAAGAAAAAAGCTATGTCGATGGCATCTATGCCATAAAAACCATTATCTGA
- a CDS encoding dipeptide epimerase produces the protein MKIVDVKLGMLRVPLVTPFKTALRTVDAVEDVVVMLETDTGHIGYGNAPATAVITGDTHGSVIEAVRTVFTPLLLERDVADLNRLTRQIQGAMINNTSAKAAVEIALFDLFAQSYKTPLYRILGGGENSLTTDITISVDYIEKMVADAESAVDRGFEILKLKVGKDIGLDIERIRAVYAAVKGRALLRLDANQGWSPKQAVLAIRGLEEAGVLLELVEQPVKANNLEGMRYIAERVRTPIMADESVFGPQEVMKVIDQRAADIINIKLMKTGGISNALKIADIAELHDVECMVGCMLETSIGVSAAAHVAAAKAPVVSKLDLDVPSLCKFDPIVGGASYKDADIILNETPGLGIEKIEGLQLLA, from the coding sequence ATGAAAATCGTAGACGTAAAGCTGGGTATGTTGCGGGTTCCCCTGGTAACCCCGTTCAAGACTGCATTGAGAACTGTGGATGCGGTAGAGGATGTGGTGGTCATGCTCGAGACCGATACCGGGCATATAGGTTATGGCAATGCTCCTGCAACGGCCGTGATTACCGGTGATACCCACGGCTCTGTAATTGAAGCCGTGCGCACGGTATTTACGCCTCTGCTGCTGGAGCGCGATGTGGCGGACCTCAACCGCCTTACGCGCCAGATTCAGGGGGCGATGATCAACAATACCAGCGCCAAGGCCGCGGTGGAGATTGCGCTGTTTGACCTGTTTGCGCAGAGTTATAAAACACCGCTCTACCGCATTCTGGGTGGTGGAGAAAATAGCCTCACCACCGACATCACTATCAGTGTCGACTATATCGAAAAGATGGTCGCCGACGCGGAAAGTGCGGTGGATCGCGGTTTTGAGATCCTGAAACTCAAGGTGGGCAAGGATATCGGGCTGGATATCGAGCGCATCCGCGCAGTGTACGCCGCAGTAAAGGGGCGCGCGCTGTTGCGCCTGGATGCGAATCAGGGTTGGAGTCCCAAACAGGCGGTGCTTGCCATTCGTGGCCTGGAAGAGGCGGGTGTACTGCTGGAGCTCGTAGAGCAGCCGGTGAAGGCCAATAATCTCGAGGGCATGCGCTATATCGCGGAGCGCGTCCGAACGCCGATCATGGCGGACGAGAGCGTGTTCGGGCCGCAGGAGGTGATGAAGGTGATCGACCAGCGCGCGGCGGACATCATTAACATCAAGTTGATGAAAACCGGCGGTATCTCGAATGCGCTGAAGATTGCCGATATCGCAGAGCTGCACGACGTGGAGTGCATGGTTGGCTGTATGCTGGAAACCAGTATTGGTGTTTCAGCGGCGGCGCATGTGGCGGCAGCGAAGGCGCCGGTGGTGTCTAAACTGGATCTGGATGTACCGTCGCTGTGTAAATTCGACCCGATAGTCGGTGGCGCTTCCTACAAGGATGCGGATATCATTCTGAACGAAACCCCGGGCCTCGGTATTGAAAAGATCGAAGGCCTGCAGCTGCTGGCCTGA
- a CDS encoding MurR/RpiR family transcriptional regulator → MTCLLKMRAMRDQMSVNERKLADFILENTQLLRDYSSSQLADAVGVSQSSVVKFSQKLGYRGYPSLKLAVYESYAGAGIAAVEEKSRHFAQSDSVLSTLGQKKLEVLENTVSINESEQLAAAISAIREARCIQISACSGSVSVARYLTHQLLELGCWAVFDEGGPLQNRIADSLRDEDLLCILCDFGGEESLVEVANRAREHGVKVLSLTRYNYNAASIHSDIRLYVVPSEDEEALQRLLFRSAQLHVIEALVSGLLEGAK, encoded by the coding sequence ATGACCTGTCTTTTGAAAATGCGCGCCATGCGCGATCAGATGTCGGTGAACGAGCGCAAGCTCGCGGACTTTATTCTGGAAAACACGCAATTACTGCGCGATTACTCTTCATCCCAGTTGGCGGATGCGGTGGGGGTCAGTCAGTCCAGCGTGGTCAAGTTCTCGCAAAAGCTAGGGTATCGTGGCTATCCCAGTCTGAAGCTCGCCGTTTACGAATCCTATGCGGGCGCCGGTATCGCGGCAGTTGAGGAAAAATCCCGGCACTTTGCCCAGTCCGATAGCGTGCTCAGTACCCTGGGGCAAAAAAAACTCGAGGTACTGGAGAACACGGTCAGTATCAACGAATCGGAGCAGTTGGCGGCTGCAATCAGTGCAATCCGCGAGGCGCGCTGTATTCAGATATCCGCTTGCTCCGGCTCGGTTTCGGTTGCGCGGTATCTCACGCACCAGCTTCTGGAGCTCGGCTGCTGGGCGGTATTTGACGAGGGTGGGCCGTTGCAGAATCGCATCGCGGACTCTCTGCGCGATGAGGATCTACTGTGTATTCTGTGCGATTTCGGCGGTGAAGAGTCTCTGGTCGAGGTGGCGAACCGGGCGCGGGAGCATGGGGTGAAGGTGCTGAGCCTTACCCGGTACAACTATAACGCCGCCAGTATCCATTCCGATATTCGCCTGTACGTAGTGCCCTCGGAGGACGAGGAGGCGCTACAGCGCTTGCTGTTCCGGTCTGCACAGTTGCATGTGATTGAAGCGCTTGTCAGTGGGTTGCTTGAAGGGGCGAAGTAA
- a CDS encoding transglutaminase-like domain-containing protein, translating into MSRQSPPDTSAGRRSCLYAAILATAILPSSTLIAAPNALVELQAQIDKGHYETAKLEISAMQQKEPDHPDNSTLAFEAERMRRIEMEFTIPPEQLLTSIRRYIPDATEEDLSRWNTAGLLEYKIINGEQRYFNKAAYNLVHISDEAAARTADYRRFTDRAPLYRLHPHHSAVIEAHTGGEAPLRQRLAITYSLTVDADAVPDGETVRAWIPFPKELPGRQENITLLNSTPAEHQLAPADTPQRTIYFEKTARAGVPTEFSVEYAFDSLSRYFSIDPAKTEPMDGQALSAFLEERAPHIQFTPELRALSQRIVGDETNPYRIAQKLFTHVDQIPWAGAREYSTIRNISQYAAHAGHADCGQQTLLLITLMRMNGIPARWQSGWEFSPESFDTMHDWGEFYLAPYGWMPMDVTHGVLESASEAERWFYLGGLDSYRLIFNTDYSRPFTPTKQHFRSETVDSQRGEVEWRGGNLYFDQWDYKMQWQPVAAENKKLQTAGQ; encoded by the coding sequence GTGAGCCGACAATCCCCCCCTGACACAAGCGCCGGACGCCGCTCGTGCCTTTACGCCGCCATCCTCGCGACGGCCATTCTGCCTTCCTCGACACTAATTGCAGCGCCGAATGCTCTGGTGGAATTACAGGCACAAATCGACAAAGGGCACTACGAGACGGCGAAACTGGAAATCAGCGCGATGCAGCAAAAGGAACCGGATCATCCCGACAACTCGACGCTGGCCTTTGAAGCCGAGCGCATGCGCCGGATCGAAATGGAATTCACCATCCCCCCGGAGCAGCTACTCACCTCCATCCGCCGCTATATTCCCGACGCCACCGAGGAAGACCTATCGCGCTGGAATACAGCGGGCCTTCTGGAATACAAAATCATCAATGGTGAGCAACGCTACTTCAACAAGGCCGCCTACAACCTGGTGCATATCTCCGATGAAGCCGCCGCACGCACCGCGGACTACCGGCGCTTCACCGACCGGGCGCCGCTCTACCGCCTGCACCCACACCACAGCGCCGTGATCGAAGCGCACACCGGTGGCGAAGCGCCACTGCGCCAGCGACTGGCCATCACCTATTCCCTCACGGTCGATGCCGACGCGGTACCGGACGGAGAAACTGTGCGCGCCTGGATTCCCTTCCCCAAGGAACTCCCCGGAAGGCAAGAAAACATTACCCTGCTCAACAGCACCCCCGCCGAACACCAGCTGGCACCCGCAGACACTCCCCAACGCACCATTTATTTTGAGAAAACCGCGCGCGCCGGAGTGCCCACCGAGTTTTCCGTGGAGTACGCGTTTGACAGCTTGTCCCGCTATTTTTCTATTGATCCGGCCAAGACCGAGCCGATGGATGGGCAGGCTCTCAGCGCTTTTTTAGAAGAGCGCGCCCCACACATACAGTTCACCCCCGAGTTACGCGCCCTGTCCCAGCGTATCGTGGGCGACGAAACCAACCCCTACCGCATCGCGCAGAAGCTGTTTACCCATGTGGATCAGATCCCCTGGGCGGGCGCACGCGAGTACTCCACCATCCGCAATATCAGTCAGTATGCTGCTCACGCAGGCCATGCCGACTGCGGCCAGCAAACCCTGTTGCTGATCACCCTGATGCGCATGAACGGCATTCCCGCGCGCTGGCAATCCGGCTGGGAATTTTCACCGGAGTCCTTTGACACCATGCACGACTGGGGGGAGTTTTATCTGGCCCCGTACGGCTGGATGCCGATGGATGTCACCCACGGTGTACTGGAAAGCGCATCAGAGGCCGAGCGCTGGTTCTACCTGGGTGGCCTGGATAGCTACCGGCTGATCTTCAACACCGACTACAGCCGCCCTTTCACCCCGACAAAACAGCATTTCCGCTCGGAAACCGTCGACAGCCAACGCGGCGAGGTCGAGTGGCGTGGTGGCAACCTGTATTTTGATCAGTGGGATTACAAGATGCAGTGGCAGCCGGTAGCCGCAGAGAACAAAAAGTTACAGACAGCCGGCCAGTAA
- a CDS encoding serine hydrolase produces MNRFFASATFVCVFAFALLAGCQREPLSHSDAKTYVERVLREEQVPGAAVAIWHQGEPLLVRGFGVTNVESPKAVDGDTLFKLASTTKAFTTAALGLLVEEGKLEWDGRVVDYLPNFRLGDSWISNEFRVVDLLTHRSGLGPGAGDLMLWPQPNTYTRMDVMNGLAHLPVTRSFRADYAYDNLLYIVAGELIAELSGLSYEDFVQQRLLAPMGLQNCYAGPVPSDARDNLADPHRLEDAGLVVDTPNLAGHEPIVLAAAGGMHCSAGDMLTWLRVLLNGGVLANGERLFSEQTRDRLWRPETLMPFSSERAARDGGHFYAYALGWRVQDMHGKKVIHHTGSLSGMYAWAAVVPEEDLALVVLMNRSAGAARQALIYGLLKPYLGAPERDWLAYFQDLYGTPAEAVEPEELTAPVGFTQVPDTELTGLYRDPWFGDIRIFWESGTLRWRALKSPRLTGTLTSASEGVWALHWDDRSLNADAWMIADRSETGALLLTMQAKSRGTDFSYDFHDLRFEKVQRGSRVEAAAGH; encoded by the coding sequence ATGAACCGATTTTTCGCATCCGCTACTTTTGTTTGTGTTTTCGCCTTCGCCCTGCTCGCCGGGTGCCAGCGGGAACCCCTGAGCCACAGCGATGCGAAGACTTACGTGGAGCGCGTACTGCGGGAAGAACAGGTGCCCGGCGCCGCGGTGGCGATCTGGCATCAAGGCGAGCCGCTACTGGTGCGCGGCTTCGGGGTTACCAATGTGGAGAGCCCGAAAGCCGTCGACGGCGATACCCTGTTCAAGTTGGCGTCCACCACCAAGGCGTTTACCACTGCCGCACTGGGCTTGCTGGTAGAAGAGGGCAAGCTGGAGTGGGATGGGCGTGTGGTGGACTATCTGCCGAATTTTCGCCTTGGCGATTCGTGGATCAGCAACGAATTCCGTGTTGTGGACCTGCTTACCCACCGCTCCGGTCTCGGCCCCGGTGCCGGCGATCTGATGCTGTGGCCCCAGCCAAACACCTATACCCGCATGGATGTGATGAATGGGCTGGCGCACCTGCCGGTTACTCGCAGTTTTCGTGCGGACTACGCCTATGACAACCTGCTCTACATTGTCGCCGGGGAACTGATCGCCGAACTTTCAGGGTTGTCTTACGAAGATTTTGTGCAACAACGCCTGCTGGCACCCATGGGGCTGCAAAATTGCTATGCGGGTCCTGTGCCGAGTGATGCCCGCGACAACCTGGCCGATCCGCACCGGCTCGAGGACGCCGGTCTGGTGGTGGATACCCCCAATCTTGCGGGCCACGAGCCCATTGTGCTGGCTGCGGCCGGCGGGATGCACTGTAGTGCCGGCGACATGCTGACCTGGCTGCGCGTATTGCTGAATGGCGGCGTGCTGGCTAACGGTGAACGGCTGTTCAGCGAGCAGACCCGCGATCGTTTGTGGCGTCCGGAAACCCTGATGCCCTTTTCCAGCGAACGCGCCGCACGCGATGGCGGACACTTTTATGCCTATGCCCTTGGATGGCGGGTGCAGGACATGCACGGCAAAAAAGTGATCCATCACACCGGCTCCCTGTCCGGCATGTATGCCTGGGCGGCGGTGGTACCGGAAGAGGACCTTGCACTGGTGGTGTTGATGAACCGCAGCGCCGGCGCGGCACGCCAGGCGCTGATTTATGGGCTACTCAAGCCCTATCTGGGAGCGCCGGAGCGGGATTGGCTGGCGTACTTCCAGGATTTATATGGCACGCCGGCGGAGGCGGTTGAGCCGGAAGAGCTGACCGCCCCGGTGGGTTTTACCCAGGTGCCTGATACAGAATTGACCGGGCTCTACCGGGATCCCTGGTTTGGTGATATCCGGATATTCTGGGAGAGCGGCACATTGCGCTGGCGCGCGCTCAAGTCACCGCGACTGACGGGCACCCTGACGTCCGCCAGTGAAGGTGTCTGGGCGCTGCACTGGGATGATCGCAGTCTGAATGCGGATGCGTGGATGATCGCGGATCGCAGTGAAACCGGGGCACTGTTGCTCACCATGCAGGCGAAGTCCCGCGGTACAGATTTCAGTTACGATTTTCATGATCTGCGCTTTGAAAAAGTCCAGCGGGGCAGCCGGGTAGAAGCGGCCGCTGGCCACTAG
- a CDS encoding LD-carboxypeptidase has translation MQRRTLIQSMMSAPLLGAAAASVARDSGPLASAGYSSGDSSQKGAGLLRPKRLEAGMTVGLVTPASNAWEDEDIRFAGDVVRSLGFEVKEGKHLYRRTQYLAGPDSARAEDFNEMFADSNVDAVFCLRGGYGTPRILPMLDYGLIRNNPKVLLGYSDITALLNAIYHRSGVMTFHGPIAAQNFTDYTLAEYQKVLVHGERPIPLGAPPPFDSAPGRVENRNRITRFAGGRARGRLIGGNLSLMTSLVGTPFEPDYRGKILFLEDVSEAPYRVDRMLTQLWLAGKLQQVAGIAFGKFTDAETSGNTFSMEHVLRERTASLGVPVVRGLMIGHVEDQTTVPVGAMAELDGDAGTLVLRDSVVS, from the coding sequence ATGCAGCGGCGTACCTTGATCCAGTCCATGATGTCAGCACCCCTGTTGGGGGCGGCCGCGGCCAGTGTAGCCAGAGACAGTGGCCCATTGGCGTCCGCCGGCTACAGCAGCGGCGATTCCAGCCAGAAGGGTGCGGGTCTACTGCGTCCCAAGCGGCTCGAGGCGGGCATGACCGTGGGGCTGGTCACGCCGGCGAGTAATGCCTGGGAGGACGAGGATATTCGTTTCGCCGGCGATGTGGTGCGCTCATTGGGGTTTGAAGTGAAGGAGGGCAAGCACCTGTATCGCCGCACCCAATACCTTGCGGGCCCGGACTCTGCCCGTGCCGAAGATTTCAACGAGATGTTTGCCGACAGCAACGTGGATGCCGTCTTCTGCCTGCGCGGCGGCTATGGTACGCCACGCATCCTGCCCATGCTCGACTACGGGTTGATTCGCAACAATCCCAAAGTATTACTCGGCTACAGCGACATAACCGCGCTGTTGAATGCGATCTATCACAGAAGTGGGGTGATGACCTTCCACGGTCCGATCGCTGCGCAGAATTTCACCGATTACACCCTGGCCGAATATCAAAAGGTACTGGTACACGGTGAGCGGCCGATACCCCTGGGCGCGCCGCCACCCTTTGACTCGGCCCCGGGCCGGGTCGAAAACCGCAATCGCATCACCCGTTTCGCCGGTGGCCGCGCACGGGGACGCTTGATTGGCGGTAACCTGTCTCTGATGACGAGTCTGGTCGGTACGCCCTTCGAGCCCGATTATCGCGGCAAAATTTTGTTTCTGGAAGACGTCAGCGAGGCACCGTACCGGGTGGATCGTATGCTCACCCAGCTCTGGCTCGCGGGAAAACTACAGCAGGTCGCAGGCATCGCTTTTGGCAAGTTCACGGATGCGGAAACCAGTGGCAATACCTTCAGCATGGAGCACGTATTACGCGAGCGCACCGCCAGTCTTGGCGTACCAGTCGTGCGCGGCCTGATGATTGGGCACGTGGAAGACCAGACCACGGTGCCGGTGGGGGCCATGGCAGAGCTGGACGGCGATGCCGGCACGCTGGTGTTGCGGGACTCGGTTGTCAGCTAA
- a CDS encoding Na+/H+ antiporter NhaC family protein produces MALLTRQVYLALFAGIWLGFFLLNHDGFFASLAQALDGVLAVLANPGDARVVMFTLVIGAFIITLERSGAVSGFVRFLERSRWVTNGKRAQWMAWLVGIVIFIESNITVLVAGTVSRPLFDRFRIAREKLAYIIDSTSAPVCMLIPLNAWGAFNLGLLDGLGVEDPLKVLLASIPLNLYAIAAVALTAYTISRNYNPGPMADVQARTSGGDLDGIDISESIGEKSHIKPRAINMFLPVLVLIMAMPLSLWVTGDGKIFEGSGSTSVLWASLAALTTVSVMVLLQRSMSLDELSHTWMEGAGRMLPLAIILVLALALGAISKTLGTGQYVAGIVGDTIPLALLPVVIFLVSGVIAFSVGSSWGTFSIMLPIAIPVASALGAEPALFVAAVLSGGIFGDHSSPISDTTIVSSLAAGTEHIEHVRTQIPYALRAGAVSAVGFVVLGYVML; encoded by the coding sequence TTGGCTCTGCTCACCCGACAGGTTTACCTGGCCCTGTTTGCCGGAATCTGGCTTGGTTTTTTCCTGCTCAATCACGACGGTTTCTTCGCTTCGCTGGCGCAGGCACTGGATGGGGTGCTGGCGGTTCTGGCCAATCCCGGCGATGCGCGTGTAGTGATGTTCACACTGGTGATCGGTGCTTTCATTATTACTCTGGAGCGCAGCGGCGCGGTCAGCGGTTTTGTACGATTTCTGGAACGCAGTCGCTGGGTTACCAACGGCAAGCGCGCGCAGTGGATGGCGTGGCTGGTGGGCATCGTCATCTTTATCGAGTCGAATATCACTGTGCTGGTGGCGGGCACCGTTTCGCGCCCGTTGTTCGATCGCTTCCGGATTGCCAGGGAGAAGCTCGCGTACATCATCGATTCCACGTCAGCGCCGGTATGCATGTTGATTCCATTGAACGCTTGGGGTGCATTTAACCTCGGGCTGCTGGATGGGCTCGGTGTGGAGGATCCGCTGAAAGTACTGCTGGCGAGTATCCCGCTGAACCTGTACGCCATTGCTGCGGTCGCGCTTACGGCCTACACGATTTCCCGAAACTATAATCCGGGCCCGATGGCGGATGTGCAGGCGCGCACCAGTGGTGGTGATCTGGATGGTATCGACATCAGCGAAAGTATCGGTGAGAAAAGCCATATCAAACCGCGGGCCATTAATATGTTTTTGCCCGTTCTGGTATTGATTATGGCGATGCCCCTCAGCCTGTGGGTCACCGGCGATGGCAAAATATTCGAGGGCTCTGGGTCGACTTCCGTACTCTGGGCGTCTCTGGCTGCTCTCACCACCGTTTCGGTGATGGTGTTGTTGCAGCGCAGTATGTCGCTGGACGAGCTCAGCCACACCTGGATGGAGGGCGCCGGGCGTATGCTGCCGTTGGCCATTATTCTGGTGTTGGCGCTCGCTCTGGGTGCGATCTCCAAGACTCTCGGCACTGGCCAGTATGTTGCCGGGATAGTGGGGGATACGATTCCACTGGCATTGTTGCCGGTGGTTATTTTTCTCGTATCTGGCGTGATTGCTTTTTCTGTGGGCTCTAGCTGGGGAACCTTCTCCATCATGTTGCCCATCGCCATTCCCGTAGCCAGCGCACTGGGTGCGGAGCCGGCACTATTCGTCGCCGCGGTACTGTCCGGTGGCATCTTTGGCGATCACAGTTCGCCCATTTCCGACACCACCATCGTGTCATCCCTGGCGGCCGGCACCGAGCATATCGAGCATGTGCGCACACAGATACCCTACGCACTGCGCGCCGGTGCCGTGAGTGCGGTGGGTTTTGTTGTGCTCGGTTATGTAATGCTCTAG
- a CDS encoding aminotransferase class I/II-fold pyridoxal phosphate-dependent enzyme codes for MTKSPCEVVLLTGDGVFASRWIEELTPLAEHDTDAPIALAFTYASEGGLESALARGAVQVLVVDDQGLDEDGVSTILARVRAQRAEIDCVLLTGADEASGTGFECVISRGESNYGVVYRTLRRILLERIATPFADALREYVYAARDSWHTPGHSSGDSLSTSPWIADFYRFMGEHIFNTDLSVSVKMLDSLMDPISVIRQAQQLTAKTFGAHQSYFVTNGTSTSNKIVLQHLLRHGDRVIVDRNCHKSVHHAMIMSGALPVYLESAVNQHFGIYGPVPQREIFRAIDANPGARLLVLTSCTYDGLRYDLRPIIDYAHAAGLYVLIDEAWYAHGRFHPALRPTALECGADFVTQSTHKMLSAFSQASMIHVGDFSWQSSGDGEAHDAFDAAGFREDINMHTSTSPQYGMIASLDVARKQMSIEGYEVLDRTLGFAEEIRQFVDQNTVFRSLNAEDLCGQALANDGIRLDPTKVTIDVGQAGVSAPHAQALLFSDFGIQVEKNTHNTLSFLVTIGTTESKVLRLKQALRKLSDGAYRIRVRRVAAAGNEEEPVRGQGLPNLSAIVVLPRTAYFARGEKLAWEGDGRAELIGRIACDEVVPYPPGIPLLVPGQKITQRILDAIIAFTSERADLEMHGLRREGGLPAIRVLTESETALAMKEYEELFTQESTEASSGLVVSKAVVSTVDTAREVV; via the coding sequence ATGACAAAAAGCCCTTGTGAAGTGGTGCTGTTAACTGGCGATGGTGTATTTGCCAGCCGCTGGATCGAAGAACTGACGCCGCTCGCCGAACACGATACGGATGCGCCCATCGCGCTGGCATTTACATATGCCAGCGAAGGCGGATTGGAGTCTGCTCTGGCACGGGGTGCCGTACAGGTTCTGGTGGTGGACGATCAGGGGCTTGATGAAGACGGTGTGTCCACGATCCTGGCCCGGGTGCGGGCGCAGCGTGCAGAGATTGACTGTGTACTGCTTACCGGCGCCGACGAAGCCTCGGGAACTGGTTTTGAATGCGTGATCTCCCGGGGCGAGTCCAATTACGGGGTGGTGTACCGCACCCTGCGGCGAATTCTGTTGGAGCGTATTGCAACGCCCTTCGCCGATGCACTGCGGGAATATGTGTACGCGGCGCGCGACTCCTGGCATACGCCCGGACACTCCAGTGGCGATAGTCTCAGCACCAGCCCGTGGATCGCCGACTTTTATCGCTTTATGGGCGAGCATATCTTCAATACCGATCTCTCGGTAAGTGTGAAAATGCTGGACTCTTTGATGGACCCCATCAGTGTGATTCGCCAGGCCCAGCAACTCACTGCCAAGACATTTGGTGCGCACCAGAGTTACTTTGTTACCAATGGCACCTCTACCTCGAACAAGATTGTGCTGCAGCACCTGCTGCGCCATGGCGATCGGGTGATCGTAGACCGCAACTGCCACAAGTCTGTACACCATGCCATGATCATGAGCGGTGCGCTGCCGGTGTATCTGGAGTCTGCGGTCAACCAACACTTTGGCATCTACGGCCCGGTGCCGCAGCGGGAAATCTTCCGTGCCATTGATGCCAATCCTGGTGCTCGTCTGCTGGTGCTCACGTCATGTACTTATGATGGTCTGCGCTACGATCTGCGCCCAATTATCGACTACGCACACGCTGCCGGGTTGTACGTCCTGATCGACGAAGCCTGGTATGCCCACGGTCGCTTTCACCCGGCCCTGCGCCCAACTGCACTGGAATGTGGGGCGGATTTTGTTACCCAGTCGACGCATAAGATGCTCTCGGCCTTTTCGCAGGCGAGCATGATTCATGTGGGCGATTTCTCGTGGCAATCGTCGGGTGATGGTGAGGCCCACGATGCATTTGATGCGGCCGGTTTCCGCGAAGACATCAATATGCACACCTCTACCAGCCCCCAGTACGGCATGATCGCGAGTCTCGATGTGGCGCGTAAGCAGATGAGCATTGAGGGTTATGAGGTGCTGGATCGCACTCTGGGATTTGCCGAGGAAATACGTCAGTTTGTCGATCAGAATACGGTTTTTCGCAGTCTGAATGCAGAAGACTTGTGTGGCCAAGCGCTGGCCAACGACGGCATTCGCCTCGACCCCACAAAAGTCACCATTGATGTAGGGCAGGCGGGCGTCAGCGCACCGCACGCACAGGCCTTGTTATTTTCCGATTTCGGTATTCAGGTGGAGAAGAACACCCACAATACGCTGTCGTTTCTGGTCACCATTGGCACCACCGAGAGCAAGGTATTGCGTCTTAAGCAGGCTCTGCGCAAGCTGTCAGACGGCGCATATCGTATCCGGGTACGCCGGGTTGCCGCCGCTGGCAATGAGGAAGAGCCAGTGCGCGGGCAGGGCCTGCCTAACCTGAGTGCAATTGTTGTTCTGCCACGCACGGCGTACTTTGCCCGGGGCGAAAAACTGGCCTGGGAAGGGGATGGGCGCGCTGAGCTGATTGGCCGTATTGCCTGTGATGAGGTGGTGCCCTATCCACCGGGTATTCCCCTCCTGGTGCCTGGCCAGAAAATTACCCAAAGAATTCTCGATGCCATTATCGCTTTTACCAGTGAACGTGCCGATCTGGAAATGCACGGCTTGCGCCGTGAGGGCGGCTTACCGGCAATACGCGTATTGACGGAAAGCGAGACCGCTTTGGCGATGAAAGAGTACGAGGAACTGTTCACTCAGGAAAGTACCGAGGCGTCGTCCGGACTTGTGGTGTCAAAGGCTGTGGTATCAACGGTTGATACAGCGCGGGAGGTCGTGTGA